The Flavobacterium johnsoniae genomic sequence GAAATTATGATGATTTTATGGAAGCTTAAAAAAGCTTTTGTAAAAGAAATTCAAGCAGAAATTACTGAAGATCAGCCACATTACAACACATTATCTACTATTGTGCGTAATTTGGAAGAAAAAGGATATGTTGGACACAATGCTTTTGGAAACACACATCAATATTTTCCAATAGTTGCAATAGAAGATTACAGAAAAGGATTTATGAAAACTGCAATTGATAATTATTTCAACAGTTCTTATAAAAGCATGGTTTCTTTTTTTGCTAAGGAAGAGAAAATTTCAGCAGATGAATTGAGAGAAATTTTATCAATGATAGAAAATAAAAACGAAGAAAAATAATTTGATTATGGAGGCAATTTTCATTTATATCGCTAAGTCGGGGTTCTTAATGCTTATGTTTTATTGCGCCTATTATTTTTTATTGCGCAAAGAAACTTTTTTCAACAGTAACAGATGGTTTTTATTATCTGGTTTAATAGTATCAGCCGTTTTGCCTTTACTAACTTACACCAAAGTTGTATGGATTGAGTCGACTCCAGTTTTAGATAGTATTCAATCAAATGTGAATATTATAGAAAAAGAATCGCCCGAATTCAATTGGAATCAAATCATTTTAGGAATTTACGGACTGGGTTTTATTGTTTTCATTATCAAATTGGCAATAGATTTTTATAGTTTGAATGCCATTATTAAAGGAAAAAAAATACAGCAACAAGCCGATTTCAAATTCATTGATATTAACGAAAACATTGCTCCTTTCTCCTATTTCGAATATATCGTTTACAATTCATCACTGTACACGGCTTCAGAATTAGAGAGTATTATCGAACACGAAAAAGTACACAGCGATCAAAATCATACTATAGATGTATTGATTTCTAGACTTTTCAGTATTATTTTCTGGTTCAATCCTGTTGTTTGGCTTTATAAAAAAGCAATTACACAAAATCTTGAATTTATTGCAGACAGCGAAGCAGCTAAAAAACTTTTAGATAAAAAAGCGTATCAATACACGCTTTTAAAAATAACAACACACGAAAACTGTGTTGCCATTACTAATCATTTTTATCAATCATTAATCAAAAAACGTATCGTTATGTTAAACACAAATCAATCAAAAAAGAGAAATTCTTGGAAGTATTATGTAGTAATTCCAGCGCTTGCAGCTTTTGTTTTATTATTTCAGGTTGAAGTAATTGCAAAAGAGAAGTCACAAATCGTAGTTGACAAAGAGTCAAATATTGAATCTGTAAATGTTTATACAATTACAAAAAAAACGACAGATTCTGAATTGGCAGAAATCAAAGACAATTTGCAAAAAAAACACGATGTAAAATTTGAAGTTTCTGATGTAAAAAGAAATGGTTCAAACGAGCTAACTTCGATTGTTGTTGATGTTAGAAAGGGAAAACAAACAGTAAAATCTGTACAGACATCTGATGGTAAAGCTATAGATGAATTTGGAGTTTTAGTTATCGACTATAAAAACGGAGACACAAAAATCGGAATTAAAACTGCAGATAATTCTCAAGAGAAAGAACCAAAAACTGCAACTAGCAAAAAACTAAAAACTAAAACAGAAACCAATGCTAGCACTACTTCTAATACTAATACAAAAACTAACATCGTTACTAATACAGCTACTAGCACTTTTGTAACGACAGATAACGATGGTAAATCGGCTACAAAAATTGTTATTACTTCTAATGATAAAGATTCGAAAGTTGTTGTTTCAAATGGAGCAAAATCTAAACTAGTTGATCAGCTGATAATTGTTGACGGTGAAGAAATGCCATCTTCTTTTGATATGAATAGCATAAAACCGGCAAATATTGAATCTGTAAGCATTTTCAAAGGAACTGAAGCCATCGCTAAATATGGTGACAAAGGAACAAATGGTGTAATTGAAATTGAAACAAAAAAATAATTATTTATTAATCAATCATCAATCAAAAAACGAATCATTATGTCAAACACAAATCAATCAAAAAAGAAAAATTCTTGGCAATATTATGCTGTAGTTACTGTAATTGCCGCTTTTGTTTTATTCTTATTTCAAATGGAAGTAATTGCAAAAGAAAGACCGCAAATTACTAACGAAAAAAATGAATCAAATATAGAATCTACAGCTGTTTTTAAAATCACTAAAAGTTCTACGGATGCTCAATTGAACGAAATTAAAAACAATTTACAGAAACAACACAAGGTAAAATTTGAAGTTTCTGATGTAAAAAGAAATGCATCAAATGAACTAACTTCAATTGTAGTTGATATTAAAAAAGGAAAACAGAATGCGAAATCAATTCAAAATTCTGAAAATCAAACTATAAACGAATTTGGTGTAGTTGTTATAACTTATAAAAATGGAGATACAAAAATTGGAATTCAAACAATCAATGAATCTAATGACAAAAACTCAACAAAAAAGAAACTTGGAAATCAGTTAATTGTTGTTGATGGAGAAGAAATGCCAAGCGATTTCAACTATGAAAGTATAGATGTAAAAAATATCGAATCTGTTAATGTTTTAAAAGGAACTGAGGCAATTGGAAAATACGGCGACAAGGGCACAAATGGCGTAATTGAAATCGAAACTCGTAAATAAACGATTTAAATAAAAAACAAAATGCAAAAACTAACCAATAAAGAAGAAGAAATCATGCATATTTTATGGAAGCTGAAAAAGGCTTTTGTAAAAGAAATTCAAGCAGAGATTTTAGAAGATCAACCACATTACAATACCTTATCGACTATAGTGCGTAATTTGGAAGATAAAGGTTATGTTGCACACAATGCTTTTGGAAACACGCATCAATATTATCCGGCTGTAAGTATCGAAGATTACCGAAAAGGTTTTATGAATACTGCAATTGATAATTATTTCAATAGTTCTTACAAAAGCATGGTTTCTTTTTTCGCTAAAGAAGAAAAAATTTCTGCAGACGAATTACGAGAAATCTTAGACATGATCGAAAATCCAAAAGAAAGTAAATAAGCATAGTATGGAAGCACTTTTTATTTTTATCTTAAAATCAAGCGGACTTTTAGCAACATTTTATTTTGCTTACATTTTTTTACTTCGCAAAGAGACATTTTTTAATAGCAGTCGTTGGTTTTTATTAGCGGGACTAATTACTTCTCTAGTTTTGCCTTTTGTGGTTTATACAAAAGTAATTTGGGTTGAAGCGCCGCCAGAACCAATTGCAATTCCAACAATTGAAAGAACTGAAGTAAAAAATATTCCAATCTCTGATCAAGATGTTATAGTTTATAAACCTCTTCAAACCTCAAATGTAACTGCGGTTGAAAAAGAAAGTTTTGAAATAAATTGGAATTTAGTTCTTCTAGCGGTTTACGGAATTGGTTTCATCGCTTTTATGATAAAATTCGCTCTTGATTTTTATAGTTTGAATGCTGTTTTAAAAGGAAAAAAAGTAGAACAGCAAGAAGATTTTAAATTCATCGACGTAAATGAAAACATCGCTCCTTTTTCCTATTTCGATTATATTGTTTACAACTCATCACTGTATACGGCTGCCGAATTAGAAAATATTTTGGAGCATGAAAAAGTGCACAGCGATCAAAACCATACTATTGATGTTTTAATTTCGAGAATCTTTTGTATTCTATTTTGGTTTAATCCAATTGTGTGGCTTTATAAAAAAGCCATTTTACAAAATCTCGAATTTATTGCAGATTATGAAGCTTCTAAAAAAATTACCGACAAAAAAGCGTATCAATACACACTTTTAAAAATTACAACGCACGATACATGCGTTGCTATCACCAATCATTTTTATCAATCATTAATCAAAAAACGAATTGTCATGTTAAACAAGAATCAATCAAACAAAAGGAATTATTGGAAATATTATGCCGTAATTCCAGCATTGGGCGCATTTGTTCTTTTATTCCAAATTAAAACAATTGCACAAGAGAAAAAAGAAAATTTAGCAGTTGTTCAAAAAGATACTATTAAAGACGAACAAGAAATTATTAAAATTACAAAAAACACTACAGATCAAGAATTGAAGGATCTTACTTCAAAACTAAAAACTAATCATAATCTTGATGTTGAAGTTTCTGATGTAAAAAGAAATTCTGATAAAGAATTGACAGCTATCCAAATTCAAACAAAATCTGAATCTGGAAAAAAACAAACCATTAAAATTGATGGAAACAAAGCAATAAAAGATTGCGAAATTGCAATTGGCACTGATGAAAATGGAACTAAAGCTATTGTAATTAATGCTGATAAAAATATGAAAGCGCCAATTATAATCAGAAATGAAAGAGTTGTTGTGCATAATTATGGAGATTCAGACGTAACGCCTCCTACACCACCAACGCCTCCAGCTTTTCCTTCTGGTCCAATGCCAGTTGCTCCAACAGTTGATATGTCTAAAATGCCAAAACCTCCTGTACCTCCAAAAAATCCAAAAGATAAAGTTGCAATGAGCAAATTTGAAAAAGAGATGGAAGAATTTGAGAAAAAAATGGCAGCTTTTGAACCTGATATGTCTGCTTACGAAAAACAGATTGAAGAAATAATGTCTCAAAGAGAAGCTATTTACGAGAAAGAAATGGCAAAGTATGAAATTGCGATGGAGAAATTCAATGCGAAAATGGAAAAATTCAATTATGACTTTAAGTTTAATTTCGCAAACGATTCTGATTATTCAAACACTATGAAGCAATACGAGCAAGACATGAAACAATATGAGCTTGATATGAAGCAACATGCAAAAGATATGAAACAACATGCTAAAGAAATGAAGCAGCATGAGAAAGATATGAAACAGCATGAAAAGGACATGAAGGAAATGGAAAGACAAAACAAAAAAGCTTAATTATACTTTATTCAGAATTTTAAAAACCAGTGTTTTACGCTGGTTTTTTTTCAGTTTTAAACTTTATTTAATTTTTAAAATTGCTCAAAATGAAAAGAAATCTTTCAGTACTACTTCTCTTTTTTACGTTTTCAATTCTAGCACAGCAAAGCACAATCGAAAAAAACATTTTTATATCGATGGACAAAACAGCTTCGATATTGATGCAAAAATCAAAAGCAAATTCAATTTCGATTGGTGTTGTCAAAAATGGCAAAACGTACACAAGGCATTATGGCGAAATTGATAAAGGAAAAGAAAATATTGCCAATAATAATACGATATTCGAAGTAGCTTCAATAACTAAATTATTTACAGGATTACTGGCTGCTCAAGCGGTTTTAGAAGGAAAATTAAATCCTGACGAAGATATCAGAAAATACCTGAATGGCAATTATCCAAATTTAGAATATAATGGAACTCCGATTACCATTAAAGATTTAGTTTCTTTTAGAACTGGTTTTAGTAAAGATCTTCCTGATACCGACGAATTAAGAAAGAACCGTAACGACAGTAGTTATCTGGCTTTTAAAAAGTTAGATAAATCTTATAATCGTGATAATTTTTTTGAAGATCTTAAAACTATAAAATTAGATACTTTACCAGGAACAAAATTTAAATACAGTAACGGAAGTCTTAATCTGACGGCGCATATCTTAGAAAATGTATATCAGAAAAGTTATGAAACGCTTT encodes the following:
- a CDS encoding BlaI/MecI/CopY family transcriptional regulator gives rise to the protein MQKLTNKEEEIMHILWKLKKAFVKEIQAEILEDQPHYNTLSTIVRNLEDKGYVAHNAFGNTHQYYPAVSIEDYRKGFMNTAIDNYFNSSYKSMVSFFAKEEKISADELREILDMIENPKESK
- a CDS encoding M56 family metallopeptidase gives rise to the protein MEALFIFILKSSGLLATFYFAYIFLLRKETFFNSSRWFLLAGLITSLVLPFVVYTKVIWVEAPPEPIAIPTIERTEVKNIPISDQDVIVYKPLQTSNVTAVEKESFEINWNLVLLAVYGIGFIAFMIKFALDFYSLNAVLKGKKVEQQEDFKFIDVNENIAPFSYFDYIVYNSSLYTAAELENILEHEKVHSDQNHTIDVLISRIFCILFWFNPIVWLYKKAILQNLEFIADYEASKKITDKKAYQYTLLKITTHDTCVAITNHFYQSLIKKRIVMLNKNQSNKRNYWKYYAVIPALGAFVLLFQIKTIAQEKKENLAVVQKDTIKDEQEIIKITKNTTDQELKDLTSKLKTNHNLDVEVSDVKRNSDKELTAIQIQTKSESGKKQTIKIDGNKAIKDCEIAIGTDENGTKAIVINADKNMKAPIIIRNERVVVHNYGDSDVTPPTPPTPPAFPSGPMPVAPTVDMSKMPKPPVPPKNPKDKVAMSKFEKEMEEFEKKMAAFEPDMSAYEKQIEEIMSQREAIYEKEMAKYEIAMEKFNAKMEKFNYDFKFNFANDSDYSNTMKQYEQDMKQYELDMKQHAKDMKQHAKEMKQHEKDMKQHEKDMKEMERQNKKA
- a CDS encoding TonB-dependent receptor plug domain-containing protein, with the protein product MSNTNQSKKKNSWQYYAVVTVIAAFVLFLFQMEVIAKERPQITNEKNESNIESTAVFKITKSSTDAQLNEIKNNLQKQHKVKFEVSDVKRNASNELTSIVVDIKKGKQNAKSIQNSENQTINEFGVVVITYKNGDTKIGIQTINESNDKNSTKKKLGNQLIVVDGEEMPSDFNYESIDVKNIESVNVLKGTEAIGKYGDKGTNGVIEIETRK
- a CDS encoding M56 family metallopeptidase, whose product is MEAIFIYIAKSGFLMLMFYCAYYFLLRKETFFNSNRWFLLSGLIVSAVLPLLTYTKVVWIESTPVLDSIQSNVNIIEKESPEFNWNQIILGIYGLGFIVFIIKLAIDFYSLNAIIKGKKIQQQADFKFIDINENIAPFSYFEYIVYNSSLYTASELESIIEHEKVHSDQNHTIDVLISRLFSIIFWFNPVVWLYKKAITQNLEFIADSEAAKKLLDKKAYQYTLLKITTHENCVAITNHFYQSLIKKRIVMLNTNQSKKRNSWKYYVVIPALAAFVLLFQVEVIAKEKSQIVVDKESNIESVNVYTITKKTTDSELAEIKDNLQKKHDVKFEVSDVKRNGSNELTSIVVDVRKGKQTVKSVQTSDGKAIDEFGVLVIDYKNGDTKIGIKTADNSQEKEPKTATSKKLKTKTETNASTTSNTNTKTNIVTNTATSTFVTTDNDGKSATKIVITSNDKDSKVVVSNGAKSKLVDQLIIVDGEEMPSSFDMNSIKPANIESVSIFKGTEAIAKYGDKGTNGVIEIETKK
- a CDS encoding BlaI/MecI/CopY family transcriptional regulator, whose protein sequence is MQKLTHKEEEIMMILWKLKKAFVKEIQAEITEDQPHYNTLSTIVRNLEEKGYVGHNAFGNTHQYFPIVAIEDYRKGFMKTAIDNYFNSSYKSMVSFFAKEEKISADELREILSMIENKNEEK